Genomic segment of Picrophilus oshimae DSM 9789:
GCAATGGACTGGACAGGTATGCATCCGACATATGAGATAACGTTCTTCCTCAACATCGATAGATCAAGGGATATTAAAGGCTTTGTTTCAAATCTTACTAAATACTTCAAGGTTGCAATTCAGAACTGGGCCGTGGCAGATTCAAATGGCAATATAGGAATATATCCATATGGAGAGTATCCTATAATAGAGCATGGCGACCCAAGAGGAATACTGAACGGAACCGGCATATCAAACTGGATCGGCTTTGTTCCATTGAGGTATGAGCCCTATCTTTACGATCCTGCCAGGGGTTTTGTTTTCTCTGATAATCAGATAACAGTTTCAGATAATTATCCATACTACATAGGCTGGGATTACGAGTCCGGATACAGGGCTGATGAGGCTTACCATCTTTTAAACAGTTCATATAATATAAACATGGATAAAATGAAGAGCATACAGCTCACCGTGCATGATTACACAACAAACATCTTTTTAAAGCCGTTGCTAAGGGCCATCTCAAGGTATTATTCTAATACATCATATTATAATGAATTATCAAGCTGGAATGGAAATATGACCATAAACTCAACAGCCGCAACGATCTTTTATTTCTGGGAGAACAACACATTAAATGATACATTTATGCCATACATGGAAAAATATAACATAAATCAGAGCAACGGACTCTTCAACGTATCGTTTTTCCTGGGGCCTGATGACATGTACCACGGGCCTTTGATAGAAGACCTTGTAAACTGGACATTGAATGATCCCTATTCAAGATACTTTGATAATCCATTAAATGGTGAGACCAGAAATTTTTACACCATTGCACTCACAGCCTTTAACCAGACAATAAGGTATCTAAACGAAAGGTATGGAGGAATACCTGCCTGGGGTAATATACATAAAAGATACCTTGTCAGCTTCTTTGGAATAAATGCCATGAATACAATGGATGTCCCGGCGGCAGGTGATGGCAACACAATAAATGCAGCATATGGAATAATATCTGACTTTGGTCCGTCATGGAGATTAATAGTAAACATGTCAAGACCTGAAGATGCAATTGGCATATACCCTGGCGGCATATCAGAGAATCCATTGAGTAAATACTATGATAACAACTTTATTCCATGGAACAATGGATTATATTATAAAATAATGCCTGAAAATGAACCGGAGGTCTTTAGATATGAATAAAAAATTAATTTATTCATTAATAATTGTTCTGGCAGGAACGTTTTTAATTTCATACGCCGGATACTGGTACCTTGCATTTATTTTTTCAATAATGGCCGGATACCTCTGGGTTTCAGAGATAAAATACATATTAATGATCTCATTTTTATCATTAATCGCCTTCCTTCTAAGCTTTAACATTGGCTATTCACTAAGAGCCTTGAGCCTTTTTTCAGGGATCTCTGGAATACCGCAATACATTGTAATTTTAATAACGTTTTTAATTGTTTTTTCATTAAATACTGCAGGCATGCTTCTTGGTTCAGGAATAAATAGATCATAATTTATATAAAATTATTTTTATCCATAATCATAATTAGCCAGGCATGGAACTAAAGAGGTCAATAACATTAACAGGAGCAATAATGATAAATCTTGGTGCCATCATAGGCGCAGGCATCTT
This window contains:
- a CDS encoding penicillin acylase family protein, whose amino-acid sequence is MTPLSPFYELLNPETGIYARPPPYSSGVSTFTIERDNRSASVTVYYENCLGFIGIYSNHNWSLFYEQGYLEARYRLAQIEIIKAEATGTLASIIGKSELSSDILSRELLNCPVAREEFQNLSRSSYTYMALSNFVAGINSYINGLTYKDMPLLFKTLNYRPGDWNVTDVLAIQQSFLWENTPANFDPLYFQYALEKMPENIVRALYPAYPAGIQNPIVPYKCNPSVYKETGDINNLSLYTPSVNITGNLNFSVSRCLEFPSSRSFSNDWAVNGIKTDNTSALLANDPHLTTSVPSIWMGFQLVSPGMNVIGVVFPGFPGIILGHNRYIAWGATNGQIQETYFYAEVSKGYTYLSYNKWLHYKIINETIDVRGSSPYHLMIRIANNGVVMFNESGTEIAMDWTGMHPTYEITFFLNIDRSRDIKGFVSNLTKYFKVAIQNWAVADSNGNIGIYPYGEYPIIEHGDPRGILNGTGISNWIGFVPLRYEPYLYDPARGFVFSDNQITVSDNYPYYIGWDYESGYRADEAYHLLNSSYNINMDKMKSIQLTVHDYTTNIFLKPLLRAISRYYSNTSYYNELSSWNGNMTINSTAATIFYFWENNTLNDTFMPYMEKYNINQSNGLFNVSFFLGPDDMYHGPLIEDLVNWTLNDPYSRYFDNPLNGETRNFYTIALTAFNQTIRYLNERYGGIPAWGNIHKRYLVSFFGINAMNTMDVPAAGDGNTINAAYGIISDFGPSWRLIVNMSRPEDAIGIYPGGISENPLSKYYDNNFIPWNNGLYYKIMPENEPEVFRYE